The following are encoded in a window of Pseudomonas sp. St316 genomic DNA:
- a CDS encoding PA2817 family protein, translated as MSNVVADHLILLDHLRSILVAVGEAEQVPEESHALFLERFDELRAQLPVDPIESQYLGQDLLCQVIVRYPQIAHLVPRDLLWYFAGDCLHYMPDEEIALYQALEERRFEAEQNDEPFDWNQEKQLLAMSDQDSKH; from the coding sequence GTGTCCAATGTCGTTGCCGATCACCTTATCTTGCTTGACCACTTGCGCAGCATCCTGGTCGCCGTGGGTGAGGCCGAACAGGTGCCCGAAGAAAGCCATGCCCTGTTTCTGGAGCGCTTCGACGAGTTGCGCGCGCAACTGCCCGTCGACCCAATCGAAAGCCAGTACCTGGGCCAGGACCTCCTGTGCCAAGTGATCGTCCGCTATCCACAGATCGCCCACCTGGTGCCTCGCGACCTGCTCTGGTACTTCGCCGGCGACTGCCTGCACTACATGCCCGACGAAGAAATCGCCCTGTACCAGGCCCTGGAGGAGCGTCGTTTCGAAGCTGAGCAAAATGACGAGCCTTTCGACTGGAACCAGGAAAAGCAATTGCTGGCGATGTCGGACCAGGACAGCAAGCACTGA
- a CDS encoding type II secretion system F family protein: MDFLLGLLSRFTGNEELARLLFIATIGLSAVLAAAALLLLLLGLQDPVQRRLALIKRGYAGSAGQDAPGNLQLLLERVGQRFASTDQAHTSATQTLLTHAGYRSASAVQMYWAVRLMLPLLLVGVALLLLPMVKVSVVIGLLAVTLVAGIGWLLPAIYVGKRKQARQGRLRAAFPDALDLMVVCVESGLALPTTIERVAEEMSVSQVELAEELALVNAQIRAGITSTEALKQLAVRTGLEDIQGLVSLLAQSIRFGTSVADTLRIYADEFRDRRTQAAEEMGAKIGTKLIFPLIFCLWPSFFLVAIGPAMIGVFRAFGNM, from the coding sequence ATGGACTTTTTGCTCGGATTGTTGAGTCGGTTCACCGGCAACGAAGAACTGGCACGCCTGTTATTCATTGCCACGATTGGCCTGAGCGCAGTGCTGGCGGCCGCCGCGCTCCTGCTATTGTTGCTGGGCCTGCAGGATCCGGTGCAGCGGCGCCTGGCGCTGATCAAGCGCGGTTACGCGGGCAGTGCAGGGCAGGATGCGCCGGGTAACCTGCAACTCTTGCTGGAGCGCGTCGGCCAGCGCTTTGCCTCGACCGACCAGGCCCACACGTCCGCTACCCAGACTTTGCTGACCCATGCCGGTTACCGCTCTGCCTCGGCAGTGCAGATGTATTGGGCCGTGCGCCTGATGCTGCCGCTGTTGCTGGTCGGCGTGGCGTTATTGCTATTGCCGATGGTCAAGGTTTCAGTGGTCATCGGTCTGCTGGCGGTGACGCTCGTGGCGGGCATCGGCTGGTTGCTGCCGGCGATCTACGTCGGCAAACGCAAGCAGGCACGGCAAGGCCGGCTGCGCGCCGCGTTTCCGGATGCGCTGGACCTGATGGTGGTCTGCGTCGAGTCGGGCCTGGCCTTGCCCACGACGATTGAGCGGGTGGCTGAAGAAATGTCGGTCAGCCAGGTTGAGTTGGCCGAGGAGCTGGCGCTGGTCAATGCACAGATCCGAGCCGGCATCACCAGCACCGAGGCCCTCAAGCAACTGGCCGTGCGCACCGGCCTGGAGGATATCCAGGGGCTGGTCAGCTTGCTGGCGCAAAGTATCCGTTTCGGCACCAGCGTGGCCGACACCCTGCGGATCTACGCCGATGAGTTTCGCGACCGGCGTACTCAGGCTGCAGAAGAAATGGGGGCCAAGATTGGCACCAAGCTGATCTTTCCGCTGATTTTCTGCTTGTGGCCGAGCTTCTTCCTGGTTGCCATTGGTCCGGCCATGATCGGTGTGTTCAGGGCTTTCGGGAATATGTAG
- a CDS encoding DUF3613 domain-containing protein: MMTKQLMIACLVGLSSTAWAIEPGPSSPAQQGTESWMQLQIRGVVASTNLQTASAAEREMAMQRWLNSFNYPIPEFFDQDSGGEITSSK, translated from the coding sequence ATGATGACCAAACAATTGATGATCGCATGCCTGGTGGGCCTCTCCAGCACCGCCTGGGCCATTGAACCAGGCCCCTCTTCGCCCGCACAGCAAGGCACCGAGAGCTGGATGCAACTGCAGATTCGCGGCGTGGTGGCCTCCACCAACCTGCAAACCGCCTCTGCCGCCGAACGCGAGATGGCCATGCAGCGTTGGCTCAACAGCTTCAACTACCCGATCCCGGAGTTCTTTGACCAGGACTCGGGCGGAGAAATCACCAGTAGCAAATGA
- a CDS encoding type II and III secretion system protein family protein, with amino-acid sequence MTHRTAPVLKHFIHGLFWMGLGLDAAQAAATNCSQLDNLPATFEVGQGLQSELRILAPVTKLAVGDPKIADVQPSGSDAFILTGLAPGATSLMVWTDCSKIPRQSMVFVRGRATEALTAAASIPSEDPMLLAQVQTDIRFVEVSRTKLKEASTSIFGSRGNFLFGSPRTLPTVGGIVRPSLPVNNDMFNLSFATGKTLLMINALEGSGFAYTLARPSLVALSGQSASFLAGGEVPIPVPSAGSDNVSIEYKEFGIRLTLTPTVIGKNRIALKVAPEVSELDFTNAVNIAGTLVPALTVRRTDTSIALADGESFVISGLISTRNSSQVNKFPGLGDIPILGAFFRDNSINREERELLMIVTPHLVQPLAADAQLPTLPGEQLRNYDPNFYRMYFLEHGEFDNRSGLSQ; translated from the coding sequence ATGACCCATCGCACTGCTCCCGTTCTAAAACATTTCATTCATGGCCTGTTCTGGATGGGTCTTGGCTTGGATGCGGCCCAGGCCGCCGCGACAAACTGTTCGCAACTGGACAATTTGCCGGCGACCTTCGAGGTCGGGCAAGGGCTCCAGAGCGAACTGCGCATCCTCGCCCCCGTGACGAAGCTGGCAGTCGGCGACCCGAAAATTGCCGATGTGCAGCCCAGCGGCAGCGATGCCTTCATTCTCACGGGCCTGGCGCCCGGCGCCACCAGCCTGATGGTCTGGACGGACTGTTCGAAAATACCGCGCCAGAGCATGGTCTTTGTCAGAGGCAGGGCCACTGAGGCATTGACGGCCGCTGCGAGCATACCTTCCGAAGACCCGATGCTGCTTGCCCAGGTGCAAACCGACATTCGTTTCGTCGAGGTCAGCCGGACCAAGCTCAAGGAAGCCTCGACGTCGATTTTCGGCAGCCGTGGCAACTTCCTGTTCGGCTCGCCGAGGACCTTGCCCACCGTCGGCGGTATTGTCCGGCCTTCGTTGCCGGTCAATAACGACATGTTCAACCTGTCTTTCGCCACCGGTAAGACGCTGTTGATGATCAACGCGCTGGAAGGCAGCGGTTTCGCCTATACCCTGGCGCGACCAAGCCTTGTGGCCCTCAGCGGGCAGAGCGCGAGCTTCCTGGCCGGCGGTGAAGTGCCGATTCCGGTGCCCAGTGCCGGCAGCGACAACGTGTCCATCGAGTACAAGGAGTTCGGTATTCGCCTGACCCTGACCCCCACCGTCATCGGCAAGAATCGCATCGCATTGAAGGTGGCGCCGGAAGTCAGTGAGCTGGACTTCACCAACGCGGTGAACATCGCCGGGACACTGGTGCCAGCACTCACGGTACGTCGTACCGACACCAGCATCGCCCTGGCCGATGGCGAGAGCTTCGTCATCAGCGGCCTGATCAGCACCCGCAACAGCTCCCAGGTGAACAAGTTTCCAGGGCTGGGCGATATACCGATTCTCGGCGCGTTCTTTCGCGACAACTCCATCAACCGCGAAGAGCGCGAGCTGCTGATGATCGTCACGCCGCACCTGGTCCAACCATTGGCCGCCGACGCGCAACTGCCAACCTTGCCGGGCGAACAACTGCGCAATTACGACCCGAACTTCTACCGCATGTACTTCCTTGAACATGGCGAGTTCGACAACCGCAGCGGGCTTTCCCAATGA
- a CDS encoding LysR family transcriptional regulator: protein MSTNLPLPLLAEMAIFVKVVETGSFSEAARQSGSSPSAISRSISRLEKALAIRLLQRTTRKLRLSDGGEEVFKRCQEMVAAARSVMEISGQFTQEAEGRIRVSVPKAVGRFVIHPHMPEFLRRYPKIDVELLLEDRQVDLIDDHVDLAIRITDQPPVGLVGRQLLTIDHLLCATPQYLAEHGTPTHPHDLLEHSCIYLGATPNDARWKFKKGSKSVTVGVRGRYAANHTGVRLGAVLQHIGIGSLPYFTARHALEQGLIVQVLADWTFLASYHGGLWLLHSPTRYLPPKLRVFIDYLVACLEKEPTLNKAGRASRSSKVAAHYELPESDGLF from the coding sequence ATGAGCACAAATCTACCGTTGCCGTTGCTGGCTGAAATGGCCATCTTCGTCAAGGTCGTGGAGACCGGCAGTTTCTCCGAGGCGGCCCGCCAGTCGGGCTCATCACCGTCGGCCATCAGCCGCAGTATTTCTCGCCTGGAGAAAGCCCTGGCGATTCGCTTGCTGCAACGCACCACCCGCAAGTTGCGTTTGAGCGATGGTGGGGAAGAGGTGTTCAAGCGCTGTCAGGAAATGGTCGCCGCCGCTCGGTCGGTGATGGAAATCAGTGGGCAGTTCACCCAGGAGGCTGAAGGCCGCATCCGCGTCAGCGTGCCCAAGGCGGTGGGGCGTTTCGTGATTCATCCGCACATGCCCGAATTCCTGCGTCGCTATCCCAAGATCGATGTGGAGTTGCTCCTGGAGGATCGGCAGGTTGACCTGATCGACGATCACGTCGACCTGGCCATTCGGATTACCGATCAACCTCCGGTCGGGCTGGTAGGACGTCAGTTGCTGACCATCGATCACCTGCTCTGCGCCACACCGCAATACCTGGCTGAACACGGTACGCCCACGCATCCTCATGACCTGTTGGAGCACAGCTGCATTTATCTGGGGGCAACCCCGAACGATGCACGCTGGAAATTCAAGAAAGGCAGCAAGTCCGTCACCGTCGGCGTGCGCGGACGCTACGCGGCCAATCACACGGGTGTGCGGTTGGGTGCCGTCTTGCAGCACATCGGCATTGGCAGCCTGCCGTACTTCACCGCCCGTCATGCCTTGGAGCAAGGCTTGATTGTGCAGGTATTGGCCGACTGGACGTTCCTGGCTTCCTACCACGGTGGCTTGTGGTTGCTGCATTCACCGACCCGCTACCTGCCGCCCAAGCTGCGGGTGTTCATTGATTATCTGGTGGCTTGCCTGGAGAAAGAACCGACCTTGAACAAAGCGGGCAGGGCGAGTCGTTCCAGCAAGGTCGCGGCGCACTATGAGCTACCGGAGAGTGATGGGTTGTTTTGA
- a CDS encoding type II secretion system F family protein, with the protein MSNIPSEFILIFLGMVFIAVFLLSQGVVVPVFGEAGKMRKRIRGRLHVLEKANHLPNMQTVLRQKYLTRLSPLEARLEQLPFMANLTQLIEQAGHEYRAYRVMLLGLILGVAAGALVLMVSPVWWMALVAAFAVTWVPVLKILRDRSKRFAAFEEGLPDALDAMCRALRAGHPFNETLRLVAEEHKGPVAQEFGMTFADINYGNDVRRAMLGLLERMPSMTVMMLVTSILIHRETGGNLTEVLERLSRLIRGRFRFQRKIRTLSAEGRMSAWVLVAIPFVLAIAIVLTSPSYMPVLINDPIGHKLIIGAFCAMLIGIFWIRKIIRIQV; encoded by the coding sequence ATGAGCAATATTCCCAGTGAGTTCATCCTGATTTTCCTTGGCATGGTGTTCATTGCCGTGTTCCTGCTGTCCCAGGGCGTGGTGGTGCCGGTGTTCGGCGAGGCCGGCAAAATGCGCAAGCGCATTCGCGGGCGCCTGCATGTGCTGGAAAAGGCCAACCACTTGCCCAACATGCAGACCGTGTTGCGGCAGAAATACCTGACGCGCCTGTCACCCCTGGAAGCCCGCCTGGAACAACTGCCGTTCATGGCCAACTTGACGCAACTGATCGAGCAGGCCGGGCATGAATACCGGGCTTATCGGGTCATGCTGCTCGGTCTGATCCTGGGCGTGGCGGCCGGTGCCCTGGTGCTGATGGTTTCGCCGGTCTGGTGGATGGCGCTGGTGGCGGCCTTTGCGGTGACCTGGGTACCGGTGTTGAAAATCCTGCGTGACCGCAGCAAGCGTTTCGCCGCGTTCGAGGAGGGCTTGCCGGATGCGCTGGACGCCATGTGCCGGGCCTTGCGCGCCGGCCACCCGTTCAACGAAACCCTGCGTCTGGTCGCCGAGGAGCACAAAGGACCGGTCGCCCAGGAGTTCGGTATGACCTTTGCCGACATCAACTACGGCAACGATGTGCGCCGGGCGATGCTCGGGTTGCTGGAGCGGATGCCGAGCATGACGGTGATGATGCTGGTGACCTCGATCCTCATCCACCGCGAAACCGGCGGCAACCTGACCGAAGTGCTGGAGCGCCTGAGCCGCTTGATTCGTGGTCGGTTTCGTTTCCAGCGCAAGATCAGGACGCTGTCGGCGGAAGGGCGCATGTCGGCCTGGGTGCTGGTGGCGATCCCGTTCGTGCTGGCGATCGCCATCGTGCTCACCAGCCCCAGCTACATGCCGGTGCTGATCAATGACCCCATAGGACACAAGCTGATCATCGGTGCGTTCTGCGCCATGTTGATCGGGATTTTCTGGATAAGAAAGATCATCCGGATCCAGGTTTAA
- a CDS encoding tetratricopeptide repeat protein — MKAVIAIAASLMLAGCASNNVVASRSADCAKPGSDQELALNMAEDMANEGRLYASLANLERLPEDLVQVRLRKARVLRLMGRNEAEPLYKSLLGTCLAADGEHGLGQLAAARNDNATAMQYLERAAKMAPTEGKIRNDLGVVYLNQRRISEARFEFMTAMELQQSDTLAALNMVTLLIYQDNWKQAAELANMAKLSPQQVAAAQARAEKIRGSATNAVTSPANRPAEIVDASTGAVK; from the coding sequence ATGAAAGCAGTGATCGCAATAGCGGCGAGCTTGATGCTTGCCGGCTGTGCCAGCAACAACGTTGTGGCTTCACGCTCAGCCGACTGCGCCAAGCCCGGATCCGATCAGGAACTGGCCCTGAACATGGCGGAAGACATGGCCAACGAGGGCCGTTTGTACGCCAGCCTGGCGAACCTCGAACGCTTGCCCGAAGACTTGGTCCAGGTCCGCCTGCGCAAGGCTCGGGTCCTGCGCCTGATGGGGCGCAACGAGGCCGAACCGTTGTACAAAAGCCTGCTCGGGACTTGCTTGGCCGCCGACGGTGAACATGGTCTTGGTCAGCTGGCGGCTGCCAGAAATGACAATGCGACCGCTATGCAATACCTCGAACGCGCAGCAAAAATGGCCCCGACCGAAGGCAAGATCCGCAATGACCTGGGGGTTGTCTACCTCAATCAACGACGCATTTCAGAAGCTCGCTTCGAGTTCATGACCGCCATGGAGCTCCAGCAGTCAGACACGCTGGCAGCGCTCAACATGGTGACCCTGCTGATCTACCAGGACAACTGGAAACAGGCCGCCGAGCTCGCGAACATGGCCAAGCTGAGCCCCCAGCAAGTCGCAGCTGCCCAAGCCCGTGCGGAAAAAATCAGGGGTTCGGCCACTAACGCAGTGACGTCACCCGCCAACCGCCCCGCCGAGATCGTCGATGCCTCAACCGGCGCGGTCAAGTAG
- a CDS encoding IS3 family transposase (programmed frameshift), giving the protein MTKKYRKFDPDFKLKVCKMIVDQGLSVNSVCTDLGLSDTAVRRWVQQYQTEQLGGAGIGKPLTSEQQRIRQLEQQVRELKTDNEIFKKSYGLLCPRIEVIHRLVHQIQCKAYPVARICRVLRISRSGFYEARQRRLKPKPACSVAAQVKAAFVSYEHCYGSRRLVKALCGDGVSIGRHKVRRLMKQQDLRPIWKRKFVHTTDSNHNFPVAENLLNRQFDPERINQAWVADITYIRTRSGWLYLAAVMDLYSRKIVGWAMAPHMRAELACSAMQLAIAQRQPEPGLTAHSDRGSQYAGTAYQDLLTRHGMRCSMSRRGNCWDNAVMERFFLNLKMERVWRKDYANHGEAIKDITDYIVRFYNERRMHSSLGYLPPNQYERQAA; this is encoded by the exons ATGACCAAGAAGTACAGAAAGTTCGACCCCGATTTCAAGCTGAAGGTCTGCAAGATGATTGTTGATCAAGGCCTCAGTGTGAATTCAGTTTGTACAGACTTAGGCTTGAGCGACACGGCCGTGCGCCGCTGGGTTCAGCAGTACCAGACCGAGCAATTGGGCGGTGCAGGGATTGGCAAGCCATTGACCAGCGAGCAACAGCGTATTCGCCAGCTTGAACAGCAAGTCCGCGAGCTGAAGACGGACAATGAAATAT TTAAAAAAAGCTACGGCCTTCTTTGCCCGCGAATTGAAGTGATCCACCGCTTGGTTCACCAAATACAATGCAAGGCCTATCCGGTGGCGCGTATCTGCCGGGTGTTGCGGATTAGTCGTTCGGGCTTCTATGAAGCTCGTCAGCGGCGCCTGAAGCCAAAACCTGCCTGCTCGGTTGCGGCCCAGGTCAAGGCTGCATTCGTGTCCTATGAGCACTGTTACGGCAGCCGTCGTTTGGTGAAAGCACTGTGCGGCGATGGCGTGTCCATCGGACGACACAAGGTCCGTCGCCTGATGAAACAACAGGATTTGCGCCCGATCTGGAAGCGTAAGTTCGTTCATACCACCGACAGCAATCACAATTTTCCGGTGGCTGAGAACCTACTCAATCGCCAGTTCGACCCCGAGCGCATCAACCAGGCATGGGTCGCTGACATCACCTACATCCGCACCCGAAGTGGTTGGTTGTACTTGGCGGCCGTCATGGATTTGTACTCACGCAAGATCGTGGGCTGGGCCATGGCACCGCACATGCGGGCAGAATTAGCGTGTAGTGCGATGCAACTGGCCATCGCGCAGAGACAACCTGAACCGGGTCTGACCGCGCATTCGGATCGAGGCAGCCAATATGCGGGCACTGCTTACCAGGACTTGCTGACGCGGCATGGAATGCGCTGCAGCATGAGTCGCCGGGGTAACTGCTGGGACAACGCGGTCATGGAGCGCTTCTTCTTGAATCTGAAGATGGAGCGTGTTTGGAGAAAGGATTACGCCAACCATGGCGAAGCGATCAAGGACATCACGGACTACATTGTGCGGTTCTATAACGAAAGGCGAATGCACTCATCCTTGGGCTATTTGCCGCCCAATCAGTATGAGCGGCAAGCAGCCTGA
- a CDS encoding CpaF family protein has product MISDFRNRLRKQPAKPGASVGTQPGDGLPDPTEALMAWEQAIPDVLYETRSQVTPVEAEWREKIYQQLLKVMDLSLLDALEQVEATRQIRDICQRLLEEHSAPVSTASRQLIIKQITDEVLGLGPLEPLLADHSVSDILVNGFASVYVERFGKLQRTDVRFRDDQHLLNIIDRIVSSLGRRIDESSPLVDARLKDGSRVNAIIPPLAIDGPSMSIRRFAVDLLNTDSLIQVGTMTPAIALLLKAIVRGRLNVLISGGTGSGKTTMLNVLSSFIPHNERIVTIEDSAELQLQQPHVVRLETRPSNIEGRGEVSQRELVRNSLRMRPDRIVIGEVRGAEALDMLTAMNTGHDGSLTTIHANTARDALGRVENMVSMTGATFPIKAMRQQIASAIDVVIQLERQEDGKRRVVSMQEINGMEGEVITMTEIFSFVRQGIGEHGEVLGEYRPSGMIPAFRDVLAKRGIELPLTLFRPEWMEGRPS; this is encoded by the coding sequence ATGATCAGCGACTTTCGTAACCGCTTGCGCAAACAGCCCGCCAAACCTGGCGCTTCAGTGGGCACCCAGCCCGGCGACGGCCTGCCGGACCCGACAGAGGCGTTGATGGCCTGGGAGCAGGCCATCCCGGATGTGCTCTACGAAACCCGCAGCCAGGTCACCCCGGTGGAAGCCGAATGGCGGGAAAAGATCTACCAGCAATTGCTCAAGGTCATGGACCTGTCGTTGCTCGATGCCCTCGAACAAGTCGAGGCCACGCGGCAGATACGCGATATCTGCCAGCGCCTGCTCGAGGAACATTCGGCACCGGTGAGTACGGCCAGCCGGCAGTTGATCATCAAGCAGATCACCGACGAGGTGCTCGGCCTCGGGCCGCTGGAACCGCTGTTGGCCGACCATAGCGTGTCCGACATCCTGGTCAACGGCTTTGCCTCGGTCTATGTCGAACGCTTCGGCAAGCTGCAACGCACCGACGTGCGTTTTCGCGATGACCAGCATCTGCTGAACATCATCGACCGCATCGTGTCCAGCCTGGGGCGGCGTATCGACGAGTCCTCACCGTTGGTGGACGCCCGGCTCAAGGACGGTTCGCGGGTCAACGCGATCATTCCACCGCTGGCCATCGACGGTCCGAGCATGTCGATCCGGCGTTTCGCCGTGGACCTGCTCAACACCGACAGCCTGATCCAGGTCGGCACCATGACCCCGGCCATCGCCTTGTTGCTCAAGGCCATCGTGCGCGGACGCCTGAACGTGCTGATCTCCGGCGGGACCGGCAGCGGCAAGACCACCATGCTCAACGTGCTGTCGAGCTTCATTCCCCATAACGAACGTATCGTCACCATCGAAGACTCGGCCGAGCTGCAACTGCAACAGCCCCACGTGGTACGCCTGGAGACCCGGCCGTCGAACATCGAGGGGCGCGGCGAGGTGAGCCAGCGCGAGTTGGTGCGCAACAGCCTGCGGATGCGCCCGGACCGCATTGTCATCGGCGAGGTGCGCGGTGCCGAGGCGCTGGACATGCTCACGGCGATGAACACCGGCCACGATGGTTCGCTGACCACCATTCACGCCAACACCGCACGCGATGCCCTGGGGCGAGTCGAGAACATGGTGTCGATGACCGGGGCGACTTTTCCGATCAAGGCCATGCGTCAACAAATTGCCTCGGCCATTGATGTGGTGATTCAACTGGAGCGTCAAGAAGACGGCAAGCGACGCGTGGTGAGCATGCAAGAGATCAACGGGATGGAAGGGGAGGTCATCACCATGACCGAAATTTTCTCCTTCGTGCGCCAGGGCATCGGCGAGCACGGCGAGGTGCTCGGGGAGTATCGGCCCAGCGGCATGATCCCGGCTTTCCGCGATGTGCTGGCCAAGCGTGGCATCGAGTTGCCGCTGACCTTGTTTCGCCCTGAGTGGATGGAGGGCCGGCCGTCATGA
- a CDS encoding alanyl-tRNA editing protein, with protein sequence MTLRLFFHSDDLKANVEVLDCSPREHEFAVVLHATLFHPQGGGQPCDTGWIGESQVLRVVQEEPQIVHYVDRPVALGTAAIRVDEQRRLLNARLHSAGHLIGHFAEIRGWTPIKAHHWPGESRVQFQPGENPQELDISIIQQGIDEWIANDLPRQITLREGLREVGFGELAAYGCGGTHVQRLQELGTVTIASLSQKKGTLSVHYHVA encoded by the coding sequence ATGACGCTTCGCCTCTTTTTCCATAGCGATGATCTCAAGGCCAATGTGGAAGTCCTGGATTGCAGCCCCCGGGAACATGAATTTGCCGTGGTGCTGCACGCCACGCTGTTCCATCCCCAGGGTGGCGGTCAGCCCTGTGATACCGGATGGATCGGTGAAAGCCAGGTGCTGCGCGTGGTCCAGGAAGAACCACAGATCGTCCATTACGTCGACCGCCCGGTGGCCTTGGGCACGGCTGCGATCCGCGTGGATGAGCAGCGTCGGCTGTTGAATGCGCGCCTGCACTCGGCTGGGCACCTGATCGGCCATTTCGCCGAGATCCGTGGCTGGACGCCGATCAAGGCCCATCATTGGCCCGGCGAAAGCCGCGTGCAGTTCCAACCAGGGGAAAACCCTCAGGAGCTGGACATCTCGATCATTCAGCAAGGCATCGACGAATGGATTGCCAACGACCTGCCGCGCCAGATCACGTTGCGCGAAGGTCTGCGCGAAGTCGGTTTCGGTGAACTGGCCGCCTACGGTTGTGGCGGTACGCACGTGCAGCGCCTGCAGGAACTGGGAACAGTCACCATCGCCTCGCTTTCGCAAAAGAAAGGAACACTGTCAGTGCACTACCACGTGGCCTGA